GAGATCACGGGGATGGCTTGGGGCGGATGACATTTTGGAACGACAAGCAGGCGGACGCTGCCCATTTGCGTCTTTTCGTGCCTGGGGACGGCTGGCGTGCCTTCAAGGATAAGATGAATGACGAGGGTGATCGGGTCGAAGAGCCCGGCACGCAGAGAACAATTGAGAGCAGCCTCCTAAATGTGCTGAACGCGACAAACGTCGTTGTGCTGACCGGCACCGGTTCATCCTTTGCCGCACGCAATGATGTGGGTAAACCCACACCCGCCGGCATGTGGGACGTGTGGCAGGCAGTTGAGGCCGAAGTTGGACCCGCCACTTTCAAGGAGGTTTGCGACAGTTTTGCGAGCGCGCGGATCGAAGATAATATTGAGCGGCTTCTGACGCTGTGCAAACTCTACCTCGAACTTCACGAGACAGCGGTCGAGGATGCCACCTTCCTCAGAATCCGCGATTTTGTAGCAACCGCCGAGAAAGCGATCCTTGCCCGTGTCGACTTCGTCGACTGGACGACCAATCTCGATGCTCATGCCGGATTGATCCAAAAGATTGGCCGCCGTAGTGTGCGCAAGGCCCGTTCCAAGCTATTCACTACCAACTATGATCTCTGCTTTGAGGAGGCAGCACGGCGTCACCGCTTCACGATCATCGACGGCTTCTCGCATGGGCTCGACCAGATTTACGATCGCAGTCAGTTCGAGTTTGACATCGTTCGTCGCTCCGGCCTGCGCGATGCGCCCGATTATATTGAGAACGTCTTCCACCTCTATAAACTGCATGGCTCCCTCGACTGGCGACGGAAAGGAGCGGAGATTTACCGCTCACGCGGCCCAGAAGGTGACCCGGTCCTCATCTATCCGCGTTCGAGCAAATACCAGGAAAGCTTCGATGCTCCCTATCTGGACATGATCAGCGCACTCCAGGCGGCACTACGCGAACCTGATACGGCCGTTCTGATCTCGGGCTTTGGCTTCAACGACGACCATATCAGTCGACCTATACTGTCAGCCGTCGAGGCGAACATGTCGCTACGACTGGTTATCTGCGATCCAGCCTTCATTCCAGCAGCAGCCTTAAACGCTACCGACCAAAGTATGACTACGGTCGTAGAGCCGCAGAACAGATTTCTTGCGGCCTTCAAGCGCATGGCCGAGGTCGGTGACGCACGGATTCATCTGATCAACGGCCGGTTCCAGGATTTGGTCTCGGCTTTACCTGATCTTATCGGCGAGACAGATCGCGAACGTCACATGCAGCGTGTCCGCATGCTCAGAGACAGCATGGACATCACGGCGTGACCCGCATCAACCCGATCAATCCCGATCGTTATATTGGCACGATCACCCAATCGACGGCCTCCTATGTCCACGTCAACCTGCCCAATGCCGCAGTTGTCCCTGAGCAGCGAGGGTTAGCACTCGGGGCAGTAGGTGATTTCGTCTTCATCGATTGCGAGCAGTTCAATATCCTCGGTCGAATCGTCGAAACGAGGATTCCCGATGCGGAGCGGCTCACCGTGGAACCGTCGCTAGGAAAGACGGGCCTCACCAACCCGATCGGGCGGGTTCAGTTACTTGCCGCTGTCGAGCAACGCTCCAATAAACTGCGGCGCGGACTTCCCGTTTTTCCTCGTATTGGCGATGCAGTCTACTTGGCCGAACCGAACCAACTGGCAACGCTCATCCGCAACGCGGTTGCAGGCCAAGATGAACTAACCCTGAGCGTCGGACGGATTAATACCGCCGATGGCGTCGATGTCTGCTTGCCGCCCGAGAAGATTTTTGGCCGCCATTGCGGCGTGTTCGGTGCGACCGGTGGCGGCAAGAGCTGGACGGTGGCCACATTGGTCCAACAGCTCAAAAAAGCCGGAGGTCGCGCGATCGTGCTCGATCCCACTGGCGAATTCGCCGATATGGGCAATATTGATGATGTCTTCGTATTCGACGCGCCAGTCGAGAACTCCAAGTTAGTCCACTTTCCCTATCGCCAAATGACCGAGGACGACCTGTTCACGTTGTTCCGACCGTCGGGTCAAAGCCAAGGTCCGCGCCTGCGTGAGGCGATCAAGAGCCTGAAGCTTGTGGCGGCGGTCGCAGGTGCCGTGCCGACAGGACTCTACGTCAATAATGGCCTAATCGAGAAGGCCGGACGCAAGCGCGTGCCCTATTTCAGCGCGCTCCGTACGCATGCTGCAGTGCTGCATGCGCCGGCCTGCGACTTCGATATTGCGAACCTCGCCGAACAGGTAAAGAATGAATGCGTTTGGGGAAGTGGGCAGGGTAATAATGCTGATGCCTTCGGCAACACCGACCAGAATTCGCTGGGCTATTGCGAGTCTCTGATTGCCCGCATCAACACGTTGCTCGGATCGCGCGAGTTGGAGTGCATCTTCCGCACTCGCGGAACCTCACTCGTTGACGAGCTTCGCACTTTCCTCGCCGACGATCGACGTGACATTGCTGTCATTTCGTTCAAGGATGTTCGCTTCGAGCACAATACGCGTGAAATCCTCCTTAATGTAATTGGTCGGTTCCTCTTGGCGGAAGCGCGTAGTGGTGCCTTCCGGACATCCCCTCTGGTCGTCTTCCTTGATGAAGCGCACCAATTTCTTGGTCGTTCGGTCGGCGACGACTATGGCTCCGTAAAGCTTGATTCATTCGGCCTGATTGCCAAAGAGGGCCGAAAATATGGCCTGACCTGTGTTCTTGCTACACAGCGGCCGCGCGATATCCCTCAAGATGTGATGAGCCAACTCGGCACGCTCTTCGTTCACCGCCTGACTAATGACCAAGATCGGGAAACTGTAGAGCGCGCCTGTGGCGACCTCGATCGCGGAGCCGCGCAGTTCGTTCCAATGCTGGCACCCGGCGAGGCAGTTGTGATTGGTCCTGACATTCCCGCACCGGTGCCATTATTCATCCATAAGCCCGAGTATCCACCGGATTCTAAGGGGCCCGAGTTCCAGAGTTTCTGGAAAGCGCGGCGCATCCGGGCGGCTGACGCTGATGCGCCACTCGCAGCAGTCCCGCCGGCTAAGCCGGCCGAAGCTCACATCAATACAGTGGCTTCAGCAGTCAATTTCTATTCTAACGCAGACCTGGACGACGAGATCCCGTTCTGATCGAACCGGAATTTGAGAAAGATGTCGAGGATTTTGAGAAAGCCAGCCGGATAGAGGCAAGCGACAATACGGCATCGCTGCGGTTGTTGGCGCGAAATATAATCTTGCAAGCAGGTAAGGAACTAATGGTGGCCCAAGTATATGGAGAACGTTGGAAATTAGTCTGCTCCGTGGGACAGGGCGGTCAAGGCGACGTATTCAAGGTTATAGACATTCGGCACCCTGAGGCTGGACCCTACGCGCTGAAACGCGTGAGAAATCCTAAGCGGCGGCAGCGCTTTGAAGCAGAGGTTGCGGCCATCGAGCAGTTGCATCACCCGAACATTATTCGTCTAATCGATCATTCCGCGCTTGGCACAACGGATTGCGATGACGCCAAGCAATTCTTGGTGATGCCCTTGGCCAGAGGGGGTGACTTAGCCTCACGGGTTAAGGTCTATAAGGACTCACTCGATGGGGCGGTAGCCGTTGCCCTCCCGTTGGCTTCGGCCTTATCTGCAGCCCACGCGAAGGGCATCGTGCACCGGGATGTCAAGCCGGGAAACGTCATTTTCGCAGACGAGGGCAACGACCCCTGGCTTACCGACTTTGGCATCTGCCTCATACGGAACACGGAGCGTGCCACAGCGACGCATGAGGTTGCCGGACCATGGGCGTTCATGGCGCCCGAAGTCGAGCATGGGGGCCAGCTCAACGTCACGGCGGCAGCCGATGTTTATTCTCTAGGTAAACTTCTCTATTTCATGGTCAGTGGCGGAACGGTGTTGCCCCGAGAGCGCCTCGACGATCCACGCTATGCCGCAGTTCTATCGAAGGGCGGTCGCTTCCATCTTCTCGACCTACTTCTCCGCCGGATGGTATGCGAACCCGCTGGTAGACTTCAGACAATGGCCCAAGTTGAAGATGAGTTGAAACGCATCGCAGCATGGGACAGGATGTCGATAGCTTCTCCATTTAGCGAAGCGGCTCTGAAGAGGCTCGAGGCACTCCAGCGGTCTGTAGCGGACGAGCGGCGTGAGAAGGCCGAGA
This genomic stretch from Gluconacetobacter diazotrophicus PA1 5 harbors:
- a CDS encoding SIR2 family protein — protein: MTFWNDKQADAAHLRLFVPGDGWRAFKDKMNDEGDRVEEPGTQRTIESSLLNVLNATNVVVLTGTGSSFAARNDVGKPTPAGMWDVWQAVEAEVGPATFKEVCDSFASARIEDNIERLLTLCKLYLELHETAVEDATFLRIRDFVATAEKAILARVDFVDWTTNLDAHAGLIQKIGRRSVRKARSKLFTTNYDLCFEEAARRHRFTIIDGFSHGLDQIYDRSQFEFDIVRRSGLRDAPDYIENVFHLYKLHGSLDWRRKGAEIYRSRGPEGDPVLIYPRSSKYQESFDAPYLDMISALQAALREPDTAVLISGFGFNDDHISRPILSAVEANMSLRLVICDPAFIPAAALNATDQSMTTVVEPQNRFLAAFKRMAEVGDARIHLINGRFQDLVSALPDLIGETDRERHMQRVRMLRDSMDITA
- a CDS encoding ATP-binding protein; the protein is MTRINPINPDRYIGTITQSTASYVHVNLPNAAVVPEQRGLALGAVGDFVFIDCEQFNILGRIVETRIPDAERLTVEPSLGKTGLTNPIGRVQLLAAVEQRSNKLRRGLPVFPRIGDAVYLAEPNQLATLIRNAVAGQDELTLSVGRINTADGVDVCLPPEKIFGRHCGVFGATGGGKSWTVATLVQQLKKAGGRAIVLDPTGEFADMGNIDDVFVFDAPVENSKLVHFPYRQMTEDDLFTLFRPSGQSQGPRLREAIKSLKLVAAVAGAVPTGLYVNNGLIEKAGRKRVPYFSALRTHAAVLHAPACDFDIANLAEQVKNECVWGSGQGNNADAFGNTDQNSLGYCESLIARINTLLGSRELECIFRTRGTSLVDELRTFLADDRRDIAVISFKDVRFEHNTREILLNVIGRFLLAEARSGAFRTSPLVVFLDEAHQFLGRSVGDDYGSVKLDSFGLIAKEGRKYGLTCVLATQRPRDIPQDVMSQLGTLFVHRLTNDQDRETVERACGDLDRGAAQFVPMLAPGEAVVIGPDIPAPVPLFIHKPEYPPDSKGPEFQSFWKARRIRAADADAPLAAVPPAKPAEAHINTVASAVNFYSNADLDDEIPF
- a CDS encoding serine/threonine-protein kinase, with protein sequence MVAQVYGERWKLVCSVGQGGQGDVFKVIDIRHPEAGPYALKRVRNPKRRQRFEAEVAAIEQLHHPNIIRLIDHSALGTTDCDDAKQFLVMPLARGGDLASRVKVYKDSLDGAVAVALPLASALSAAHAKGIVHRDVKPGNVIFADEGNDPWLTDFGICLIRNTERATATHEVAGPWAFMAPEVEHGGQLNVTAAADVYSLGKLLYFMVSGGTVLPRERLDDPRYAAVLSKGGRFHLLDLLLRRMVCEPAGRLQTMAQVEDELKRIAAWDRMSIASPFSEAALKRLEALQRSVADERREKAERDSARQDREAIAAAMLVQLRDFTSAELEKAAAALGTGAVLATSVQNVAQEELGHVELNELVAVAGTELAVGNVQTEGTALVLQLLICRSGGTGGPVPIGNMADRLGGLTDVIHIVIPRVLKRYRKGTFSGKLPIFFIGTSGHLQAVPTPPKPGQKSFKAIVQPQAAPAKVFATEIASSQWPELAVHLKSFVGSVLDSFLQVIERNRSNPFLS